In the genome of Physeter macrocephalus isolate SW-GA chromosome 20, ASM283717v5, whole genome shotgun sequence, one region contains:
- the LOC102979200 gene encoding voltage-dependent anion-selective channel protein 3-like translates to LNGTSLDLDFSGPTIYGWAVLATEGWLAGYRTSFDTARSKLSQNNFALGHQAADFQLHTHGSDSTECGGAIYQKVNKKTETSINLSWTAGGNNACFGISAKYKLDCRTSLSAKVNNASLIGLGYTQTLRPEVKLTLSALIDGKSFNAGGHKVGLGFELEA, encoded by the exons CTTAATGGGACATCTTTGGACTT AGATTTTTCTGGACCAACCATCTATGGCTGGGCTGTGTTGGCCACTGAAGGTTGGCTTGCTGGCTATCGGACGAGTTTTGACACAGCCAGATCCAAACTGTCACAGAATAATTTCGCCCTGGGTCACCAGGCTGCAGACTTCCAGCTGCACACTCACGGGAGCGATAGCACTGAATGTGGAGGGGCGATCTACCAGAAGGTGAACAAGAAGACTGAAACATCAATAAACCTCTCGTGGACGGCTGGCGGGAACAACGCCTGTTTCGGCATCTCTGCTAAGTACAAGCTGGATTGTAGGACTTCTCTATCTGCTAAAGTGAATAATGCCAGCCTGATTGGACTGGGTTATACTCAGACCCTTCGGCCAGAAGTGAAACTGACCCTGTCAGCTCTAATCGATGGAAAGAGCTTCAATGCAGGAGGGCACAAGGtcgggctgggatttgaactagAAGCTTAA